The bacterium genome includes a window with the following:
- the gltX gene encoding glutamate--tRNA ligase — translation MGETGREPVRVRFAPSPTGRTHLGSGRTALYDYLLARQTGGRFILRIEDTDRKRYVPGAEQELMESLRWLGLQWDEGPDVGGPYGPYRQTERAEIYREHARRLVERGAAYPCFCTAERLEAMRKEAEAHKLPRLYDGTCRRLDPQEASRRVAAGERHVVRFRMPREGAITVRDRVRGPITVENRQLDDYVIVKSDGLALYHLAAMVDDQLMKITHVIRGAEWLPTFPLHVHIIRALGWKEPEFVHLSLFLKPSGKGKMSKRDAAALAKDGYSIYLADLRDLGYTPEGVVNWVALMGWSLDDRTENFTLADLVRSFSLERLNPAPAAINYTKLDHFNGLHIRALPDAELARRVRPFLEKAGLAVDEGRLLKVAPLVRERLVTLDDVVGMAGFFFRGDVAADAAALVAKNLTAAQAASVAARCLAVLEGLPSVEHAIAEPPLRALVEELGLSPGQVFGILRVAVTGQSVSPPLFESMAVIGRDTVLARVRRAVQALEAASAS, via the coding sequence GTGGGCGAGACAGGGCGGGAGCCCGTCCGCGTCCGGTTCGCGCCGAGCCCGACGGGCCGCACCCACCTCGGCAGCGGCCGCACGGCGCTCTACGACTACCTGCTCGCGCGCCAGACCGGCGGGCGGTTCATCCTGCGCATCGAGGACACCGACCGCAAGCGCTACGTCCCGGGCGCCGAGCAGGAGCTCATGGAGAGCCTGCGCTGGCTCGGCCTGCAGTGGGACGAGGGGCCGGACGTCGGCGGCCCCTACGGCCCCTACCGGCAGACCGAGCGCGCGGAGATCTACCGTGAGCATGCGCGGCGGCTGGTCGAGCGGGGCGCCGCCTATCCCTGCTTCTGCACCGCCGAGCGCCTCGAGGCGATGCGCAAGGAGGCCGAGGCCCACAAGCTCCCGCGCCTCTACGACGGGACCTGCCGGCGGCTGGACCCGCAGGAGGCGTCGCGGCGCGTCGCGGCGGGCGAGCGGCACGTCGTCCGCTTCCGCATGCCGCGCGAGGGGGCGATCACCGTGCGCGACCGCGTGCGCGGGCCGATCACGGTCGAGAACCGGCAGCTCGACGACTACGTCATCGTCAAGTCCGACGGGCTCGCGCTCTACCACCTGGCCGCGATGGTCGACGACCAGCTGATGAAGATCACGCACGTGATCCGCGGGGCCGAGTGGCTGCCGACCTTCCCGCTGCACGTGCACATCATCCGCGCGCTCGGCTGGAAGGAGCCGGAGTTCGTCCACCTCTCGCTCTTTCTCAAGCCCAGCGGCAAGGGCAAGATGAGCAAGCGCGACGCCGCCGCGCTCGCGAAGGACGGCTACTCGATCTACCTCGCGGATCTGCGGGACCTCGGCTACACGCCGGAGGGCGTGGTCAACTGGGTCGCCCTCATGGGTTGGAGCCTCGACGACCGGACGGAGAACTTCACGCTCGCGGACCTGGTGCGGTCCTTCAGCCTCGAGCGGCTGAACCCTGCGCCCGCGGCGATCAACTACACCAAGCTCGACCACTTCAACGGACTGCACATTCGCGCGCTGCCCGACGCCGAGCTGGCGCGGCGCGTGCGGCCGTTCCTCGAGAAGGCCGGGCTCGCCGTCGACGAGGGGCGGCTGCTCAAGGTCGCGCCGCTGGTCCGCGAGCGGCTGGTCACGCTCGACGACGTCGTCGGGATGGCCGGGTTCTTCTTCCGCGGGGACGTTGCCGCGGACGCGGCGGCGCTCGTCGCAAAGAACCTCACCGCGGCGCAGGCGGCGTCGGTCGCCGCCCGCTGTCTGGCGGTCCTCGAGGGGCTGCCGTCGGTGGAGCACGCGATCGCCGAGCCGCCGCTGCGCGCGCTCGTCGAGGAACTCGGGCTCTCGCCCGGCCAGGTCTTCGGCATCCTGCGCGTCGCGGTGACGGGCCAGAGCGTGAGCCCGCCGCTGTTCGAGAGCATGGCGGTCATCGGCCGCGACACGGTCCTGGCGCGCGTGCGCCGGGCGGTGCAGGCGCTCGAGGCCGCGTCCGCGTCCTAG